The following coding sequences lie in one Moritella viscosa genomic window:
- the iscA gene encoding iron-binding protein IscA (iron-sulfur cluster assembly protein) codes for MAVTLSDSAAARVASYLDKRGKGAGLRLGVKTSGCSGLAYVLEFVDAIDENDEVFVEKGVTVIVDKKSLVYLDGIELDFVKEGLNEGFEFNNPNLKGECGCGESFSV; via the coding sequence ATGGCAGTTACCTTATCAGACTCTGCTGCAGCGCGTGTTGCTAGCTACCTTGATAAACGTGGTAAAGGTGCTGGTTTACGCCTAGGTGTGAAAACATCTGGCTGCTCTGGTCTGGCTTATGTTCTTGAGTTTGTTGACGCTATTGACGAGAACGATGAAGTTTTTGTTGAAAAAGGCGTTACCGTTATCGTGGATAAAAAAAGCCTCGTATATCTTGATGGGATCGAATTAGATTTTGTTAAAGAAGGCCTTAATGAAGGGTTTGAATTTAACAATCCGAACCTGAAAGGCGAATGCGGCTGCGGTGAAAGCTTCAGCGTGTAA
- a CDS encoding putative iron-sulphur cluster biosynthesis protein, with product MAYSEKVIDHYENPRNVGSFDKNDPSIATGMVGAPACGDVMKLQLKISDDGIIEDAKFKTYGCGSAIASSSLVTEWVKGKSIEQAGEITNMTIAEELELPPVKIHCSILAEDAIKAAIDDYKKKKVS from the coding sequence ATGGCTTATAGCGAAAAAGTAATCGACCATTATGAAAACCCACGTAACGTAGGTTCATTTGATAAAAATGACCCATCTATCGCAACTGGTATGGTAGGCGCACCAGCGTGTGGCGACGTAATGAAATTACAACTTAAAATTAGTGATGACGGCATTATCGAAGATGCAAAATTTAAAACTTATGGTTGTGGTTCAGCGATCGCATCAAGCTCACTTGTTACCGAATGGGTAAAAGGCAAGAGTATTGAGCAAGCTGGCGAAATCACCAATATGACTATTGCTGAAGAGTTAGAGTTACCACCAGTGAAAATTCACTGTTCAATTCTTGCTGAAGATGCAATTAAAGCTGCAATTGATGATTACAAAAAGAAAAAAGTGTCTTAG
- the fadE gene encoding acyl-coenzyme A dehydrogenase yields MATTISLLALVAIFGTLSYQRASLAAFTGAFFVALAAVSYFGDVPLAIWIITAVIAIPLNITSIRQGYLTAPILKGFRKIMPEMSQTETEALEAGTTWWDADLFSGKPNWEKLHNVPAPALTAEERAFLDGPVEEACRMADEFDITHNRADLPPELWEFLKTKGFFAMIIKKKYGGLEFSALAQSMVLQKLTGSSAVMASTVGVPNSLGPGELLQHYGTKEQQDYYLPRLAVGDEIPCFALTSPEAGSDAGAIPDFGIVCKGEFEGKEVLGMKLTWNKRYITLAPVATVLGLAIKLRDPDGLLGDKEDIGITCALIPTDIPGVVTGRRHFPLNLPFQNGPTKGNEVFVPLDYIIGGPEMAGQGWRMLVECLSVGRGITLPSCSAGAVKLAAVGMGSYTAIRRQFKVAIGKMEGIEEPLARIGGNAYLMGAASTLTTSAIDLGEKPSVITAIIKMHLTDRAQKCAIDAMDISGGKGICLGPNNMAGRGYQAAPVAITVEGANILTRNLIIYGQGAIRCHPFVLPELNAAALEDHKKGLQDFDAALFGHIGFAMSNFFRSFVMGITNGKGSAAPFKDETAQYYQQMNRLSANLAFLSDVAMGVLGGELKRKERVSARLGDILSQLYLSSATLKRFEDEGRQKDDLPFVHWALQDSLFKAEQAIDELLRNFPVRVVGIALRAMVLPAGTRLSRPTDTLDHVVAGLLQVPSEARSRLATDMYLTEEEGNPVGLQEKALRDIIVAEPIFIRVCKENGVKLPFIFLDKFADEALANKQITADEAELLKEAEVGRLRTINVDDFDPEVLAADKSLVNQLNGDWRARANGTAKPAKNKKVKTEAIA; encoded by the coding sequence ATGGCAACCACAATTTCACTATTAGCCTTAGTGGCAATATTTGGTACATTATCTTACCAAAGAGCATCATTAGCTGCTTTTACCGGTGCGTTTTTTGTTGCACTTGCAGCCGTTTCATATTTCGGTGATGTGCCATTAGCTATTTGGATAATAACAGCTGTAATTGCGATACCATTAAATATAACCAGTATTCGTCAAGGCTATTTAACAGCGCCTATTTTAAAAGGCTTTCGTAAAATCATGCCTGAAATGTCTCAAACAGAGACTGAAGCATTAGAAGCCGGTACAACTTGGTGGGATGCAGACCTATTCAGCGGTAAGCCAAATTGGGAAAAACTGCACAATGTGCCAGCGCCAGCGTTAACAGCTGAAGAGCGAGCTTTCCTTGACGGTCCCGTTGAAGAAGCATGTCGCATGGCTGATGAGTTTGACATCACGCATAATCGTGCCGACTTACCTCCAGAATTATGGGAATTCCTTAAGACTAAAGGTTTCTTCGCCATGATCATCAAGAAAAAATACGGTGGTCTAGAATTTTCTGCATTAGCACAATCAATGGTACTACAAAAATTAACTGGCTCAAGCGCAGTAATGGCGAGCACAGTTGGTGTACCGAACTCATTAGGGCCTGGTGAACTATTACAGCACTATGGTACTAAAGAGCAACAAGATTACTACCTTCCACGTCTTGCGGTTGGTGATGAAATTCCATGTTTCGCACTAACAAGCCCTGAAGCCGGTTCTGATGCAGGTGCAATCCCTGATTTCGGTATCGTATGTAAAGGCGAATTCGAAGGTAAAGAAGTTCTCGGTATGAAACTGACTTGGAACAAACGTTATATTACTTTAGCACCTGTTGCGACTGTACTTGGTCTTGCGATTAAACTGCGCGACCCAGACGGCCTACTTGGTGATAAAGAAGACATCGGTATTACTTGTGCACTTATCCCTACGGATATCCCAGGTGTTGTAACTGGTCGTCGTCACTTCCCACTTAACTTACCGTTCCAAAATGGTCCAACTAAAGGTAACGAAGTATTCGTACCATTAGATTATATTATTGGTGGTCCGGAAATGGCTGGTCAAGGCTGGCGTATGCTGGTTGAATGTCTATCTGTTGGTCGTGGTATTACCCTACCTTCATGTTCTGCTGGTGCAGTTAAGCTAGCAGCAGTAGGCATGGGGTCTTACACTGCTATCCGTCGTCAATTTAAAGTTGCGATTGGTAAAATGGAAGGCATCGAAGAGCCGCTAGCACGTATCGGTGGTAATGCTTACCTTATGGGCGCAGCATCAACGCTAACGACAAGTGCTATTGATTTAGGTGAGAAACCATCAGTAATCACTGCGATTATTAAAATGCATTTAACCGACCGCGCACAAAAATGTGCGATCGATGCAATGGACATTTCAGGTGGTAAAGGTATCTGTCTTGGTCCAAACAACATGGCAGGTCGTGGTTACCAAGCAGCTCCAGTTGCAATTACGGTTGAAGGTGCAAACATTCTGACTCGTAACCTGATCATTTATGGTCAAGGTGCAATCCGTTGTCATCCGTTCGTATTACCAGAACTAAATGCAGCAGCACTTGAAGATCATAAGAAAGGTCTACAAGATTTTGATGCAGCTTTATTCGGTCATATCGGCTTTGCAATGTCTAACTTCTTCCGTTCATTTGTAATGGGTATTACCAACGGTAAAGGTTCTGCAGCACCATTTAAAGATGAAACTGCACAATACTACCAGCAGATGAACCGTTTAAGTGCCAACTTAGCCTTCCTATCTGATGTAGCTATGGGTGTTCTCGGTGGTGAGCTGAAACGTAAAGAACGAGTTTCAGCACGTTTAGGTGACATCTTAAGTCAGCTATACTTATCATCTGCAACGCTAAAACGTTTTGAAGATGAAGGTCGCCAAAAAGATGATTTACCATTCGTTCATTGGGCACTACAAGATTCATTATTTAAAGCTGAGCAAGCCATTGATGAATTATTACGTAACTTCCCTGTTCGTGTTGTAGGTATCGCACTTCGTGCAATGGTATTGCCAGCAGGTACGCGTCTATCGCGCCCTACTGACACGTTAGACCATGTTGTTGCTGGTTTACTACAAGTTCCTTCTGAAGCCCGTAGCCGTCTAGCAACAGACATGTACTTAACAGAAGAAGAAGGTAACCCTGTTGGTCTACAAGAGAAAGCCTTGAGAGACATCATCGTTGCTGAACCTATCTTCATCCGTGTTTGTAAAGAGAATGGTGTTAAATTACCATTTATCTTCCTCGACAAATTTGCTGATGAAGCACTGGCTAACAAGCAGATCACAGCTGATGAAGCGGAACTACTGAAAGAGGCTGAAGTTGGTCGTTTACGTACAATTAACGTTGATGACTTTGACCCTGAAGTACTTGCTGCAGATAAATCGTTAGTGAACCAACTAAACGGTGACTGGCGTGCACGTGCAAATGGCACAGCGAAACCAGCTAAAAATAAAAAAGTAAAAACTGAAGCTATTGCTTAA
- the fdx gene encoding 2Fe-2S ferredoxin — MPKVIFLPHEDLCPEGLSVEVEKGETILDVALRNKIIIEHACEKSCACTTCHVIVREGFDSLEESDELEDDMLDKAWGLEPDSRLGCQAIVEDEDLVVEIPKYTINMVSESH; from the coding sequence ATGCCAAAAGTTATATTTTTACCTCATGAAGATTTATGCCCAGAAGGTCTCTCTGTAGAGGTTGAAAAAGGTGAAACGATCCTTGATGTTGCATTAAGGAACAAAATTATCATTGAGCATGCTTGTGAGAAATCATGCGCCTGTACTACTTGTCATGTTATCGTACGTGAAGGCTTTGATTCATTAGAAGAAAGTGATGAACTTGAAGATGACATGTTAGATAAAGCATGGGGTTTAGAACCTGACTCTCGTTTAGGTTGCCAAGCGATCGTCGAAGATGAAGATTTGGTTGTAGAGATCCCTAAATACACGATCAACATGGTATCTGAAAGTCATTAA
- the pepB gene encoding peptidase B, translating to MKDFMSVELTLAPADSFWGDNALVSFNAGVASIHLGGDSADFGAESALQVQRAARKLSNQGIGKVTLKGELWNTELRIAFDQGYYTAKENQQACFGLDQVSSIEKKAFTDFQQASHWVRKTINTDAEEMFPIKLAQSAADLLLQLAPESITYKIIAGDELLTHGFTGIHTVGRGSQHPPAMLQLDFNPTGSGDAPISTALVGKGITFDSGGYSIKPSDGMAVMKSDMGGAATLTGALALAISQGLNQRVQLFLCCAENMISSNAFKLGDIITYKNDITVEVLNTDAEGRLVLADGLLAAEENSPQRLIDAATLTGAAKMALGRDYNAVFGFDQRFVNLLLANAKAENEFAWQLPLEKWHQQQLPSSFADMANIHAGEGRAGASTAAAFLSRFVREDGQGWLHLDLAGCYQKSANDLWATGAKGHGIRTLAKTLLDA from the coding sequence ATGAAGGATTTCATGAGCGTTGAGCTAACGCTCGCTCCCGCGGACAGTTTTTGGGGTGATAATGCATTAGTGAGTTTTAATGCTGGTGTCGCCTCTATTCACCTTGGTGGAGATAGTGCAGATTTTGGAGCTGAGAGTGCATTACAAGTACAACGTGCGGCACGTAAGCTATCCAATCAAGGGATAGGAAAAGTAACCTTAAAAGGTGAGTTATGGAATACTGAATTACGTATTGCATTTGATCAAGGTTATTACACAGCTAAAGAAAATCAGCAAGCTTGCTTTGGTTTAGATCAAGTGAGTAGCATTGAAAAAAAGGCGTTCACTGATTTTCAACAAGCAAGCCATTGGGTACGTAAAACCATTAATACCGATGCTGAAGAAATGTTTCCGATTAAATTAGCGCAAAGCGCTGCTGATTTGTTATTACAATTGGCACCTGAATCGATCACTTACAAGATTATTGCGGGTGACGAATTATTAACACACGGTTTCACCGGTATTCACACTGTTGGTCGTGGTAGTCAGCACCCGCCAGCAATGTTGCAATTAGATTTTAACCCAACTGGCAGTGGGGATGCGCCAATTTCGACAGCATTAGTCGGTAAGGGCATTACCTTTGACTCGGGGGGGTACAGCATTAAACCTTCTGATGGTATGGCTGTAATGAAAAGTGACATGGGCGGTGCGGCAACATTGACGGGTGCATTGGCATTAGCAATCAGCCAGGGCTTAAATCAACGCGTGCAGCTATTCTTATGCTGTGCAGAAAACATGATTAGCAGTAATGCATTTAAACTTGGCGATATCATTACGTACAAAAATGATATTACTGTAGAAGTACTTAATACTGATGCTGAAGGCCGCTTAGTACTAGCTGACGGTTTACTTGCAGCAGAAGAAAACTCGCCGCAACGTTTGATTGACGCCGCCACATTGACAGGTGCTGCTAAGATGGCGCTTGGCCGTGATTATAATGCGGTATTTGGTTTTGATCAGCGCTTTGTTAATTTATTACTAGCGAATGCGAAAGCAGAAAATGAATTTGCTTGGCAACTACCGCTAGAAAAATGGCATCAACAACAACTACCATCAAGTTTTGCTGATATGGCTAATATCCATGCAGGTGAAGGTCGTGCTGGTGCATCTACAGCGGCTGCTTTCTTATCGCGTTTTGTGCGTGAAGATGGGCAAGGTTGGTTACATTTAGATTTAGCTGGTTGTTATCAAAAATCGGCGAATGATTTATGGGCAACGGGTGCGAAAGGACATGGTATTCGTACATTAGCCAAAACGTTATTAGACGCTTAG
- the hscB gene encoding Co-chaperone protein HscB encodes MNHFELFGLPVNFELDSASLATTYRDLQRTLHPDNFASSSEREHLFAVQKSSQVNDAYSILKSPILRAEYILAICHEDIRGEQKTLQDPIFLMQQMELHERLEDIPHSSDPEQEITDFDDELTLSIKQYLQEFNELVSIEHYNDAANVVRKLKFVYKLQTQLSTLEDSLLDY; translated from the coding sequence ATGAACCATTTTGAGTTGTTTGGTTTACCCGTTAATTTTGAACTAGATAGTGCCAGTTTAGCAACAACATATCGAGATTTACAGCGCACACTACACCCAGATAATTTTGCTAGCAGTAGTGAACGTGAGCATTTATTCGCTGTACAAAAATCTTCACAAGTTAACGATGCTTATTCCATTCTTAAGTCGCCTATTCTACGTGCTGAATATATCTTGGCCATTTGTCATGAAGACATTCGTGGCGAGCAAAAAACGCTGCAAGATCCGATATTTTTAATGCAACAAATGGAACTGCACGAACGTCTTGAAGACATTCCTCATTCCTCTGATCCAGAACAAGAAATTACAGACTTTGATGATGAGTTAACATTATCAATTAAGCAATATTTGCAAGAGTTTAACGAATTGGTCAGTATTGAGCATTATAATGACGCGGCGAATGTAGTGCGTAAATTAAAGTTTGTTTATAAACTGCAAACACAATTAAGTACACTTGAAGATAGTTTACTTGATTATTAA
- a CDS encoding transposase, IS5 family, translating into MPYKYNQTKKHTYRQRNYSDYNNALKNRGRIDIWISEETLKSWQDDVRIYDGTGSTVKYPNSTIEACHYLRMVFKLPLRQTLGFIENILEMFSADNLQCPDYTLLSKRLFQLGFDTPKFKRNEKMDDDIVAIAIDSTGLKRFGRDEGHQEKHKVNAKRSWRKAHFGVNGNHIIESAVLTHKDEMDDQIVDAICAQITVAVEHITADKMYDTNAVYQTLEKYFPDAQIIIPPKDNTFADEFHHSKRMSNLIESFALGIMRWQKLRHYGRRNVSETAMQRYKKILGNKLHSKNFSNQNQEILLGCSILNRFTHLGMPNSYRVA; encoded by the coding sequence ATGCCTTACAAATACAACCAAACTAAGAAGCATACTTACCGACAACGTAATTATTCAGATTATAACAACGCCCTCAAAAACAGAGGTCGAATAGATATTTGGATATCGGAGGAAACGTTGAAATCTTGGCAAGATGATGTGCGTATTTATGATGGTACTGGTTCAACAGTTAAATACCCAAATAGCACGATAGAAGCTTGTCATTACTTACGTATGGTATTCAAATTACCTTTACGTCAAACGCTGGGATTTATCGAAAATATACTTGAGATGTTCAGCGCCGATAACCTTCAATGTCCAGACTATACATTACTTTCGAAGCGGCTTTTCCAGCTAGGTTTTGATACACCTAAATTTAAACGAAATGAAAAGATGGACGATGACATCGTCGCTATCGCCATTGATTCTACAGGCTTAAAGCGATTTGGTCGGGATGAGGGGCATCAGGAAAAGCATAAGGTGAACGCCAAACGAAGTTGGCGTAAAGCGCATTTTGGGGTTAATGGTAACCACATAATTGAAAGTGCAGTCTTAACGCATAAAGACGAGATGGATGACCAGATTGTTGATGCTATTTGTGCTCAAATTACAGTAGCTGTCGAGCATATTACCGCAGATAAAATGTATGACACCAACGCTGTTTATCAAACATTGGAAAAGTACTTTCCAGATGCACAAATTATCATTCCGCCGAAAGATAATACGTTTGCGGATGAGTTCCATCATTCAAAACGAATGAGTAATTTAATTGAAAGCTTTGCTTTAGGGATAATGCGCTGGCAGAAACTTCGGCATTATGGACGGCGAAATGTGTCAGAAACTGCGATGCAGAGGTATAAAAAAATACTTGGGAATAAGTTACACAGTAAAAATTTTAGTAATCAAAATCAGGAAATATTATTAGGTTGTTCCATATTAAATCGCTTCACTCATCTCGGGATGCCCAATAGCTACCGAGTTGCCTGA
- the hscA gene encoding chaperone protein HscA, with amino-acid sequence MALLQIAEPGQAAAPHEHKLAVGIDLGTTNSLVASVRSGSAETLVDKTGRDILPSVVRYTTDSVVVGDDAAQQAITDPENTISSVKRLMGKALTDIDTARIPNVLIESASGQPLIKTVAGELNPVQVSSEILKALAARATETLAGELNGVVITVPAYFDDAQRQGTKDAANIAGLNVLRLLNEPTAAAIAYGLDAGQEGIIAVYDLGGGTFDISILRLHKGVFEVLATGGDSALGGDDFDHLVVDWICAEAGLVGEQSLAMQRLLLTEAKHAKQALTDHDSVEINIALEAVNWQGILGRSTFEDLIQPLVKRTLLACRRSLKDADISKDEVLEVVMVGGSTRVPLVRGKVGEFFAQEPLTSINPDKVVAIGAAIQADVLVGNKPDSDLLLLDVTPLSLGLETMGNLVEKVIPRNTTIPVARAQEFTTFKDGQTAMSIHVLQGERELVDDCRSLARFSLTGIPPMAAGAAHIRVTFQVDADGLLSVSAMEKSSGVSASIQVKPSYGLSDDEVTNMLKDSMTYAKEDVTARMLAEQQLEADRVMESLIVALQQDGKALLSDEEQSAIETAIQTLYQIRQGDDRDAIEKEIETVDKLTQDFAARRMDASIRKALQGQSVDKV; translated from the coding sequence ATGGCATTACTTCAAATTGCTGAACCGGGACAAGCGGCAGCACCTCATGAGCATAAACTTGCCGTTGGTATCGATCTAGGTACAACGAATTCATTAGTGGCAAGCGTCCGTAGTGGCAGTGCAGAAACGTTAGTTGATAAGACTGGTCGAGATATTTTACCGTCAGTGGTTCGTTATACTACAGATTCAGTTGTTGTTGGTGACGACGCTGCACAACAAGCGATAACCGATCCAGAAAACACCATTTCATCGGTAAAGCGTTTGATGGGCAAAGCCCTCACAGATATTGATACTGCGCGTATTCCTAATGTACTTATTGAATCGGCATCGGGCCAACCGTTAATTAAAACGGTGGCAGGTGAACTTAATCCAGTACAAGTATCTTCAGAAATTCTTAAAGCATTAGCAGCTCGTGCAACAGAGACACTTGCAGGTGAACTTAATGGCGTGGTAATCACTGTACCCGCCTATTTTGATGATGCACAACGTCAAGGTACAAAAGATGCTGCAAATATTGCAGGATTAAATGTTTTACGATTATTAAACGAGCCAACTGCAGCCGCGATCGCGTATGGTTTAGATGCCGGTCAAGAAGGTATTATTGCGGTTTATGATCTGGGTGGCGGTACGTTTGATATATCCATTTTACGTCTGCATAAAGGTGTTTTTGAAGTTCTCGCTACAGGCGGTGACTCAGCGCTTGGTGGTGATGACTTTGATCATTTAGTTGTTGACTGGATCTGTGCTGAAGCTGGACTTGTGGGTGAGCAGTCGTTAGCGATGCAACGGCTGCTACTAACGGAAGCGAAACATGCGAAACAAGCACTAACAGATCACGATAGTGTTGAGATTAATATCGCATTAGAAGCGGTTAATTGGCAGGGAATATTAGGTCGTTCAACATTTGAAGATCTTATTCAGCCATTGGTTAAACGTACTTTATTAGCATGTCGTCGTTCGTTAAAAGATGCTGATATCAGTAAAGACGAAGTACTTGAAGTCGTTATGGTGGGCGGTTCAACACGTGTACCGTTGGTTCGTGGAAAAGTAGGTGAGTTCTTTGCACAAGAGCCACTGACAAGTATCAATCCAGATAAGGTTGTTGCAATTGGTGCTGCGATTCAGGCTGATGTACTAGTCGGTAACAAACCTGATTCAGACTTACTATTACTAGACGTGACACCGTTATCACTGGGCCTCGAAACTATGGGTAACCTAGTTGAAAAAGTGATCCCACGTAATACCACAATACCAGTAGCGCGTGCTCAAGAGTTTACCACGTTTAAAGATGGTCAAACGGCAATGTCAATCCACGTGTTGCAAGGTGAGCGTGAATTAGTTGATGATTGCCGCTCATTAGCGCGTTTCTCGTTAACCGGTATTCCACCAATGGCGGCAGGAGCTGCGCATATTCGTGTTACTTTTCAAGTTGATGCGGATGGATTGTTAAGTGTATCCGCGATGGAGAAATCATCGGGTGTGTCTGCTTCTATCCAAGTTAAACCATCGTATGGTTTAAGTGATGATGAAGTTACTAACATGCTTAAAGATTCAATGACATATGCGAAAGAAGATGTCACAGCGCGTATGTTAGCAGAACAACAGCTAGAAGCAGACCGTGTAATGGAAAGCCTGATCGTTGCCTTACAACAAGATGGCAAAGCATTACTATCTGATGAAGAGCAATCTGCCATTGAAACAGCGATCCAAACGCTTTATCAGATCCGTCAAGGTGATGATAGAGATGCGATTGAAAAAGAAATTGAAACAGTCGATAAATTAACACAAGATTTTGCTGCTCGTCGTATGGATGCATCAATCCGTAAAGCGTTGCAGGGTCAGTCGGTAGATAAGGTCTAA
- a CDS encoding iron-sulfur cluster assembly protein translates to MALAWSDSTEIAITLAENYPEQDPQQVRFTDLRRMILGLDDFTDDPNHCGERVLEAVMLAWIDEY, encoded by the coding sequence ATGGCATTAGCGTGGTCGGATAGTACAGAGATTGCCATTACATTAGCTGAAAATTATCCAGAGCAAGATCCACAGCAAGTAAGGTTTACAGACTTGCGTCGGATGATATTAGGGTTGGACGATTTTACCGATGATCCTAATCATTGTGGTGAAAGAGTACTTGAAGCCGTGATGCTTGCTTGGATTGATGAATATTAA
- a CDS encoding putative exported protease — protein sequence MNLYNLQKIISVTLCVFISYSSQAFSESLTNKIDLYEAASTSAYVPTLDTIKLITADGELNRELKNFMLKKRDSTTLKGKKIAILATDGVEELEILVPLNYLKESGAEVFVVSPKKPNFPDTFGVKMPEIRSTHIMTVRLMENSGWIKIDKFLEDVSVEDFDGLVLPGGSWNPDFLRTNTNAHTLLQAFVETNKPLASLCHGPLILVNAGLLKGRKVTGYWSIMKDLENAGATVIDQPLVTDGQLLTSRFPYDLPRLMNAFTEHLIR from the coding sequence ATGAATTTATACAACTTACAAAAAATAATTTCGGTAACTTTATGTGTGTTTATCAGCTATTCATCACAGGCTTTTTCTGAAAGCTTAACAAACAAAATTGATTTGTATGAAGCGGCATCAACCAGTGCTTACGTTCCTACATTGGATACAATTAAACTAATTACTGCGGATGGAGAATTAAACCGAGAGTTAAAAAACTTCATGCTTAAAAAGCGAGATTCAACAACACTGAAAGGTAAAAAAATCGCTATCTTAGCAACTGATGGTGTCGAGGAACTGGAAATTTTGGTGCCACTAAATTATTTAAAGGAAAGTGGTGCAGAGGTATTTGTTGTGTCTCCGAAGAAGCCTAACTTCCCGGATACGTTTGGCGTGAAAATGCCAGAAATACGCAGCACTCATATTATGACTGTGCGTCTAATGGAAAATTCAGGCTGGATCAAAATAGACAAGTTTCTTGAAGACGTCTCTGTAGAGGACTTCGATGGATTAGTTCTCCCCGGAGGATCCTGGAACCCAGATTTTTTGCGCACCAATACAAATGCTCATACATTACTACAAGCTTTTGTTGAAACCAATAAACCACTGGCTTCACTTTGTCATGGACCACTAATTCTGGTAAATGCTGGACTTCTTAAAGGCCGAAAAGTCACAGGTTATTGGTCGATTATGAAGGACCTAGAAAATGCTGGAGCTACTGTAATTGATCAACCATTGGTCACTGATGGACAGCTTTTAACCAGCCGGTTCCCCTATGACTTGCCTCGATTAATGAACGCCTTCACGGAACATTTAATTAGATAG
- a CDS encoding transposase, IS5 family — translation MPYKYNQTKKHTYRQRNYSDYNNALKNRGRIDIWISEETLKSWQDDVRIYDGTGSTVKYPNSTIEACHYLRMVFRLPLRQTLGFIENILEMFSADNLQCPDYTLLSKRLFQLGFDTPKFKRNEKMDDDIVAIAIDSTGLKRFGRDEGHQEKHKVNAKRSWRKAHFGVNGNHIIESAVLTHKDEMDDQIVDAICAQITVAVEHITADKMYDTNAVYQTLEKYFPDAQIIIPPKDNTFADEFHHSKRMSNLIESFALGIMRWQKLRHYGRRNVSETAMQRYKKILGNKLHSRNFSNQNQEILLGCSILNRFTHLGMPNSYRVA, via the coding sequence ATGCCTTACAAATACAACCAAACTAAGAAGCATACTTACCGACAACGTAATTATTCAGATTATAACAACGCCCTCAAAAACAGAGGTCGAATAGATATTTGGATATCGGAGGAAACGTTGAAATCTTGGCAAGATGATGTGCGTATTTATGATGGTACTGGTTCAACAGTTAAATACCCAAATAGCACGATAGAAGCTTGTCATTACTTACGTATGGTATTCAGATTACCTTTACGTCAAACGCTGGGATTTATCGAAAATATACTTGAGATGTTCAGCGCCGATAACCTTCAATGTCCAGACTATACATTACTTTCGAAGCGGCTTTTCCAGCTAGGTTTTGATACACCTAAATTTAAACGAAATGAAAAGATGGACGATGACATCGTCGCTATCGCCATTGATTCTACAGGCTTAAAGCGATTTGGTCGGGATGAGGGGCATCAGGAAAAGCATAAGGTGAACGCCAAACGAAGTTGGCGTAAAGCGCATTTTGGGGTTAATGGTAACCACATAATTGAAAGTGCAGTCTTAACGCATAAAGACGAGATGGATGACCAGATTGTTGATGCTATTTGTGCTCAAATTACAGTAGCTGTCGAGCATATTACCGCAGATAAAATGTATGACACCAACGCTGTTTATCAAACATTGGAAAAGTACTTTCCAGATGCACAAATTATCATTCCGCCGAAAGATAATACGTTTGCGGATGAGTTCCATCATTCAAAACGAATGAGTAATTTAATTGAAAGCTTTGCTTTAGGGATAATGCGCTGGCAGAAACTTCGGCATTATGGACGGCGAAATGTGTCAGAAACTGCGATGCAGAGGTATAAAAAAATACTTGGGAATAAGTTACACAGTAGAAATTTTAGTAATCAAAATCAGGAAATATTATTAGGTTGTTCCATATTAAATCGCTTCACTCATCTCGGGATGCCCAATAGCTACCGAGTTGCCTGA